From Methylopila sp. M107, a single genomic window includes:
- a CDS encoding PIG-L family deacetylase, whose amino-acid sequence MTRRLSARPLSLSPWAKARWLVLAPHADDETIGTGALIATTARQGRLAGVAFVTDGAGSHPHADDRSRAGLIARRRREAERALRLLAPYAAKPLFLDWPDAAPPAEGEPAFQQALSRLVALCRERRVDAVAVTALHEPHCDHEAACRLAYALQQRALLPLDVFEYVVWADAPPGAGYRSLRTSDAPTGPRRLALAAHRSQTTPLAGDGFRLPTRHLKSPPFDLLYVRSAAHGR is encoded by the coding sequence GTGACCCGCAGGCTTTCGGCCCGCCCCCTATCGCTCAGCCCGTGGGCCAAGGCGCGCTGGCTGGTTCTCGCGCCTCACGCCGACGACGAGACCATCGGAACCGGGGCGTTGATCGCGACGACCGCCCGTCAGGGCAGGCTTGCGGGCGTCGCCTTCGTGACCGACGGAGCAGGCTCGCATCCTCATGCCGACGATCGGAGCCGCGCCGGACTTATCGCGCGACGGCGGCGCGAGGCTGAGCGCGCGCTGAGGCTGCTCGCGCCGTACGCCGCGAAGCCGCTGTTCCTCGACTGGCCCGATGCTGCGCCGCCCGCTGAAGGCGAGCCGGCGTTCCAGCAGGCTCTGTCTCGATTGGTCGCGCTGTGTCGCGAACGACGCGTCGACGCGGTCGCGGTCACCGCACTCCACGAGCCCCATTGCGACCACGAAGCCGCCTGCCGCCTCGCTTACGCGCTTCAGCAGCGGGCACTCCTACCGCTCGACGTATTTGAGTACGTCGTCTGGGCGGACGCGCCGCCGGGCGCGGGCTATCGCTCGCTTCGCACAAGCGATGCGCCGACCGGACCCCGCCGCCTCGCGCTCGCGGCGCATCGCAGCCAGACGACGCCGCTCGCCGGCGACGGTTTCCGGCTGCCAACGCGGCATCTCAAGTCGCCGCCATTCGACCTGCTCTACGTGCGGAGCGCAGCCCATGGCCGCTAA
- a CDS encoding glycosyltransferase: protein MPARDEVHRIGRLLEALAAQDRPGGIPVVVALNNTTDGSRYVIDDAAARYRGRLDILLDEHVFPEELAHAGSARRRAMDLGYERLGGQGVLLATDADARPPSNWISANLKAIAAGADIVGGALALDDAEPAAASLLERWELLARYWETVRAIEDEVDPKDWDPAPRHGDHTGASLAVTAKAYRACGGVPVVPIGEDVALVNAVVAGGGCLRHPAEVQIKVSPRLVGRAAGGMAEAMVALAGDPQRPRSLMAPSFEHWRARAAWRRELRSRPDGNATIARLEPALPPMPCDMALEAGPVR from the coding sequence GTGCCAGCGCGCGACGAGGTCCACCGCATAGGACGGCTGCTGGAGGCGCTCGCGGCTCAGGATCGCCCAGGCGGCATTCCCGTGGTCGTGGCGCTGAACAACACGACCGACGGGTCGCGCTATGTCATCGACGACGCCGCGGCTCGATATCGTGGGCGGCTCGACATTCTGCTCGACGAGCACGTCTTCCCCGAAGAGCTGGCGCATGCCGGCTCGGCGCGCCGACGCGCCATGGATCTGGGTTACGAACGGCTCGGCGGCCAGGGCGTTCTGCTGGCGACCGACGCCGACGCTCGGCCGCCCTCGAACTGGATTTCGGCAAACCTCAAGGCCATCGCGGCCGGCGCCGATATCGTGGGCGGCGCGCTGGCGCTCGACGATGCAGAGCCTGCGGCGGCTTCGCTTCTCGAGCGCTGGGAGCTGCTGGCGCGCTACTGGGAGACGGTAAGGGCGATCGAAGACGAGGTCGATCCGAAAGACTGGGACCCAGCGCCGCGCCACGGCGACCACACCGGCGCGAGCCTCGCCGTGACCGCGAAGGCCTACCGGGCTTGCGGGGGTGTGCCCGTTGTACCCATCGGCGAAGACGTCGCGCTCGTGAACGCGGTCGTGGCCGGCGGCGGATGTCTGAGGCATCCCGCCGAGGTCCAGATCAAGGTTTCGCCTCGCCTCGTCGGTCGCGCGGCGGGTGGCATGGCCGAGGCCATGGTCGCGCTCGCTGGCGATCCGCAACGTCCGAGAAGCCTGATGGCGCCGTCCTTCGAACATTGGCGAGCCCGCGCTGCCTGGCGACGCGAACTTCGCAGCCGTCCGGACGGGAACGCGACGATAGCGAGGCTCGAACCAGCGCTTCCGCCAATGCCGTGCGACATGGCGCTCGAAGCGGGGCCGGTTCGATGA
- a CDS encoding acyl-CoA dehydrogenase — translation MIKRPTTALHFGNLSSALAEFGALYDAAPAYPAKSVELLVRSGLHATFAPPECGGERFSDAVAENIALFDCLRFVGRADLSLGRIFEGHVNALKLLGWYGTEIQKKRLRDDLSLGRLFGCWATEPAPGVTLEADPFGWRLTGAKRFATGAGGLDFAIVTARPIEGPRRLAIVPADVAERADNGDWRVRGMRATMSGAYDLEGLRLNDDDLLGAPGDYDREPRFTAGAWRFCAVHLGGTEALLAETRIAMSEAARSDPLQRATFGGAVVAARTAYLWTREAALRAAADDIDAIPFVQMTRGVVERAALDVMEAAARIAGTRSAFDGQRIDKITRDLSLYLRQAGPDHARDQAAIAWLNHDVWGSGDDLW, via the coding sequence ATGATCAAGCGGCCAACCACGGCGTTGCACTTCGGCAATCTTTCCAGCGCGCTCGCCGAGTTCGGCGCGCTTTACGACGCGGCTCCCGCCTATCCGGCCAAAAGCGTCGAGTTGCTGGTGCGTAGCGGCCTGCACGCGACCTTCGCGCCTCCGGAATGCGGCGGCGAAAGGTTCTCGGACGCAGTCGCCGAAAATATCGCTCTGTTCGACTGTCTGCGTTTCGTCGGACGCGCGGATCTCAGCCTCGGCCGCATTTTCGAAGGCCATGTCAACGCGTTGAAGCTGTTAGGATGGTACGGAACTGAGATCCAGAAAAAGCGCCTCCGCGACGATCTCAGCCTCGGTCGGCTGTTCGGCTGCTGGGCGACCGAGCCCGCGCCTGGCGTTACGCTGGAGGCCGATCCTTTCGGCTGGCGGCTAACCGGCGCGAAGCGGTTTGCGACCGGGGCCGGGGGGCTCGACTTCGCGATTGTGACGGCGCGGCCCATTGAGGGGCCGCGTCGGCTTGCGATCGTGCCCGCCGACGTCGCCGAGCGGGCCGACAACGGCGATTGGCGAGTGCGCGGCATGCGCGCGACCATGAGCGGCGCCTACGATCTGGAAGGTCTTCGTCTGAATGACGACGACCTGCTCGGCGCTCCGGGCGACTACGACCGGGAGCCGCGGTTCACCGCTGGCGCCTGGCGGTTCTGCGCCGTGCACCTTGGCGGAACCGAAGCGCTGCTGGCCGAGACACGTATCGCGATGTCGGAGGCGGCGCGCTCCGATCCGTTGCAGCGCGCGACGTTCGGCGGCGCGGTCGTGGCGGCGCGCACCGCCTATCTCTGGACCCGCGAAGCCGCGCTCCGGGCTGCTGCGGACGATATCGACGCCATTCCGTTCGTGCAAATGACGCGTGGCGTCGTGGAACGCGCAGCGCTCGATGTAATGGAGGCGGCGGCGCGGATCGCCGGCACGCGCAGCGCCTTCGATGGCCAGCGCATCGACAAGATCACCCGAGATCTCAGTCTCTATCTCCGGCAGGCGGGCCCCGATCACGCCCGCGACCAAGCGGCTATCGCCTGGCTCAATCACGACGTTTGGGGTTCGGGAGACGACCTCTGGTGA
- a CDS encoding SAM-dependent methyltransferase codes for MAAKPSLPADYFERMYAETPDPWGFETSAYEAEKYDHTIAALGGRRYVRALEIGCANGVLTRRLAAQADSLLAIDASATALGRARQRCADVPSVKTELVTFPHHPPTGAKYDLVVMSEVAYYWDDDDLARAAEWLRGQLADGGDLLLVHWTGETDYPQTADEAAEGLRLGFEPGPEIVVSDRTADYRLDLWRRR; via the coding sequence ATGGCCGCTAAGCCCTCGCTGCCCGCAGATTACTTCGAGCGAATGTACGCCGAGACGCCCGATCCGTGGGGCTTCGAGACCAGCGCTTACGAGGCGGAAAAGTACGACCACACGATCGCAGCGCTCGGAGGCCGCCGCTACGTCCGCGCGCTGGAGATTGGATGCGCGAATGGGGTTTTGACCCGCAGGCTGGCGGCGCAAGCCGACAGCCTTCTTGCAATCGACGCCAGCGCAACCGCGCTCGGTCGCGCACGTCAGCGCTGCGCGGACGTCCCGAGCGTCAAGACCGAACTCGTGACGTTTCCGCACCATCCGCCGACAGGTGCGAAGTATGACCTCGTGGTGATGTCCGAGGTCGCCTACTACTGGGATGACGACGATCTCGCTCGCGCGGCCGAATGGCTTCGCGGACAGCTTGCCGACGGCGGCGACCTGCTGCTCGTGCACTGGACCGGCGAAACGGATTACCCACAGACCGCGGACGAAGCCGCTGAAGGGCTGCGGCTCGGGTTCGAACCAGGTCCCGAGATAGTGGTCAGCGACCGCACGGCCGACTACCGGCTCGATCTTTGGCGCAGACGATGA
- a CDS encoding isoprenylcysteine carboxylmethyltransferase family protein, giving the protein MTGGAALLAFVTAERLAELWLARRNTAALKAQGAVEFAPEHYPAIVLLHAAWLGGLWALCWNAEPQAPWLAAFIVLQGLRIWVLATLGRRWTTRIIVLPEAPLVARGPYRFLSHPNYCVVIGEIAVLPLAFGLVWYALAFSIANAAVLAIRIRAERRALDRRAHDARG; this is encoded by the coding sequence ATGACAGGAGGCGCAGCGCTCCTCGCCTTCGTCACCGCCGAGCGGCTGGCGGAGTTGTGGCTCGCGCGTCGAAACACTGCGGCGCTCAAGGCGCAAGGCGCGGTCGAGTTCGCGCCGGAGCATTATCCGGCGATCGTGCTTCTCCACGCCGCCTGGCTCGGAGGCCTCTGGGCGCTGTGTTGGAACGCCGAGCCCCAGGCGCCGTGGCTGGCGGCGTTCATCGTGCTGCAGGGCCTGCGCATATGGGTTCTGGCGACGCTTGGACGGCGCTGGACGACGCGGATCATCGTGCTCCCCGAAGCGCCGCTGGTGGCGCGCGGGCCCTATCGCTTCCTGTCACATCCGAACTACTGCGTCGTCATAGGCGAAATCGCGGTCCTGCCGCTCGCCTTCGGCCTCGTCTGGTACGCGCTCGCCTTCTCGATCGCCAACGCCGCCGTGCTCGCGATCCGCATTCGCGCGGAGCGCCGGGCGCTTGATCGTCGTGCGCATGACGCCCGCGGCTGA
- a CDS encoding cytochrome b/b6 domain-containing protein, giving the protein MQVKAGTVRHVRHPLWVRLAHWLTAAAFLTLAVSGFAILLALPRLFWGETGAIGAPAWVVLPLPINTDQTGWGRNLHFLSAWIFVITGVFYLLAIFLGGRLRRRLLPERDQLGAMHLLSEVQRHLRPDASEAATADTRYNALQKLAYLVVIFILAPVMLLSGLTMSPGVTAAFPELFGLFSGRQSARTVHFMSACLLLAFLVVHIWQVLANDAASLMLGMLTGRGGRRS; this is encoded by the coding sequence ATGCAAGTGAAGGCTGGCACTGTCAGACATGTGCGTCATCCGCTTTGGGTGCGGTTGGCGCATTGGCTGACGGCGGCAGCTTTCTTGACGCTGGCGGTGAGCGGCTTCGCGATCTTGTTGGCGCTCCCACGCTTGTTCTGGGGCGAGACAGGCGCGATTGGCGCGCCCGCTTGGGTCGTCCTGCCGCTGCCGATCAATACCGACCAGACTGGCTGGGGCCGCAACCTGCATTTCCTGTCCGCCTGGATCTTCGTGATCACGGGCGTTTTCTACCTGCTCGCAATCTTTCTTGGCGGCCGCCTCCGCCGGCGCCTGTTGCCCGAGCGCGACCAGCTCGGGGCGATGCATCTGCTTAGTGAGGTCCAGCGCCATCTCCGTCCGGACGCCAGCGAAGCGGCGACCGCCGACACTCGCTACAACGCGCTCCAGAAGTTAGCCTATCTGGTCGTTATCTTCATTCTTGCGCCAGTCATGCTGCTCTCGGGACTAACTATGTCTCCGGGCGTCACGGCCGCCTTTCCAGAGCTGTTTGGCTTGTTCAGCGGCAGGCAGTCTGCTCGCACCGTCCACTTCATGTCGGCATGTCTGCTTCTTGCATTCCTGGTCGTCCACATCTGGCAAGTCTTAGCCAACGATGCGGCGTCCCTGATGCTCGGAATGCTGACGGGACGAGGAGGACGTCGATCATGA
- a CDS encoding galactosyltransferase-related protein, with protein sequence MNGLSVLTLAKGRATHLANLIEGLRRSEQAPDELVIADMGGLPSALPKAPFPIRIERIEGADLPLAAARNRSAASARCDRLLFLDVDCIPAARLITDISAALEQRDALICPEVLYLGPDDARASWREADLNRCGMSHPVRSFPKSGLRTEPNAGLFWSLAFGIRRLRFQALGGFDEAFTGYGAEDTDFGFRAKAAGLQLVLMAGPGAFHQHHPVSDPPIEHIDDIIANAKIFYNKWKLWPMRGWLDAFEALGLISLEDGNIRKLRLSDIA encoded by the coding sequence ATGAACGGGCTCAGCGTCCTCACCTTGGCGAAGGGCCGCGCGACGCATCTCGCGAACCTGATCGAAGGGTTGCGTCGCAGCGAACAGGCTCCCGACGAGCTTGTCATCGCCGACATGGGCGGCCTTCCTTCAGCCCTGCCAAAAGCTCCATTTCCGATCCGGATCGAACGCATCGAAGGCGCCGATCTGCCACTTGCGGCCGCTCGCAACCGCTCCGCCGCAAGCGCCCGCTGCGACCGTCTTCTGTTTCTTGATGTGGACTGCATCCCCGCAGCACGGCTGATCACCGACATATCGGCGGCGCTCGAACAACGCGATGCGCTGATCTGTCCGGAGGTGCTTTATCTCGGCCCGGACGACGCGCGAGCTTCGTGGCGTGAGGCGGATCTGAACCGCTGCGGCATGTCTCACCCCGTCCGGAGCTTTCCAAAGTCCGGGCTCAGGACCGAACCGAATGCGGGTTTGTTCTGGTCATTGGCCTTCGGGATCCGGCGCTTGCGATTTCAGGCGCTCGGAGGGTTCGACGAGGCTTTTACCGGTTATGGGGCGGAGGACACAGATTTCGGTTTTCGCGCGAAAGCCGCGGGACTGCAGCTGGTTCTGATGGCGGGACCAGGCGCCTTCCATCAACACCACCCCGTTTCCGACCCGCCGATCGAGCATATCGACGACATCATCGCCAACGCCAAGATTTTCTATAACAAATGGAAGTTGTGGCCGATGAGGGGGTGGCTCGACGCTTTCGAAGCGCTTGGGCTAATCTCTCTTGAAGACGGAAATATAAGAAAGTTGCGGCTATCTGATATTGCGTAG
- a CDS encoding DHA2 family efflux MFS transporter permease subunit produces the protein MTPAAEPPSPSLAASTWIGFAAMCAGMFMAVLDVQIVATSLPAIQRALAIEPDQMSWIQTAYLIAEVIAIPLTGFLTRMLGMRRLFVGSLTIFTLASAGCAASGSFGDLIAWRVLQGLSGGTLIPAVFSAVFVLFPTSRQGVATTLAGVLAVLAPTVGPIVGGWITESQSWHWLFLINLAPGVVAATAGFVWLPREAARWGKARTLDVVSLALLATALCALQIGLKESPQRGWADGLTIGLFALSIATGATFARRTLGRAVPLVDLACLADRRFALGCLLSFVLGVGLFGSVYLMPVFLAFVRGHNAFEIGSIMLVTGLAQLLVAPIAVWLEQRVNARLLTAGGFAMFATGLAMSAFQTPRTDFADMIAPQIVRGVAIMFCLLPPTRLALGHLEASRVPDASGLFNLMRNLGGAIGIALIDTVIFARAPSIGETLKARLLAGDFEASRFVGLPDALFRMQLGATHTPRSIAMMRPMVEKAAMTQAINDAWAMIAAMTALAIFCLLFARPVDKQAAK, from the coding sequence ATGACGCCCGCGGCTGAACCCCCAAGTCCGTCGCTGGCGGCGTCGACCTGGATCGGCTTCGCCGCGATGTGCGCCGGGATGTTCATGGCGGTGCTCGACGTCCAGATCGTGGCGACTTCGCTTCCAGCGATCCAGCGCGCGCTCGCGATCGAGCCGGATCAGATGAGCTGGATCCAGACCGCCTATCTCATCGCCGAGGTCATCGCGATCCCGCTGACGGGCTTCCTCACGCGGATGCTGGGCATGCGCCGCCTGTTCGTCGGATCACTGACGATTTTCACGCTCGCGTCGGCTGGATGCGCCGCAAGCGGCAGCTTTGGCGACCTGATCGCGTGGCGGGTTCTGCAGGGACTGTCCGGCGGCACCCTGATTCCGGCGGTGTTCTCCGCTGTCTTCGTGCTGTTTCCGACTTCGCGGCAGGGCGTCGCCACAACGCTTGCTGGCGTTCTCGCGGTGCTCGCGCCGACCGTCGGGCCGATCGTCGGCGGCTGGATCACCGAGAGCCAATCCTGGCACTGGCTGTTCCTGATCAACCTCGCGCCGGGCGTCGTCGCGGCGACCGCGGGCTTCGTCTGGCTCCCTCGCGAAGCGGCGCGTTGGGGCAAGGCGCGCACGCTCGACGTGGTCTCGCTGGCGCTGCTGGCGACGGCGCTGTGCGCGCTTCAAATCGGTTTAAAGGAGTCGCCGCAGCGCGGCTGGGCCGATGGCCTAACGATCGGTCTGTTCGCGCTCAGCATCGCGACCGGCGCGACGTTCGCTCGGCGCACGCTTGGGCGGGCGGTCCCGCTGGTCGATCTCGCATGCCTTGCCGACAGGCGGTTCGCGCTCGGCTGCCTGCTCAGCTTCGTGCTCGGCGTCGGTCTGTTCGGCTCGGTCTATCTGATGCCTGTCTTCCTCGCCTTCGTGCGCGGCCACAATGCGTTCGAGATCGGGTCGATCATGCTGGTCACAGGGCTCGCCCAGCTTCTGGTCGCGCCAATTGCAGTTTGGCTCGAGCAGCGCGTCAACGCGCGGCTGCTGACGGCGGGGGGCTTCGCCATGTTCGCGACCGGGCTCGCCATGAGCGCGTTCCAAACCCCGCGGACCGACTTCGCCGACATGATCGCGCCCCAGATCGTCAGAGGCGTCGCGATCATGTTCTGCCTGCTGCCGCCGACGCGCTTGGCGCTCGGGCATCTGGAAGCCTCGCGCGTTCCCGACGCGAGCGGGCTCTTCAACCTGATGCGCAACCTCGGCGGCGCCATCGGCATCGCTCTTATCGACACGGTGATCTTTGCGCGTGCGCCGTCAATCGGCGAGACCTTGAAGGCCCGCCTCCTCGCGGGAGACTTCGAGGCGTCCCGCTTCGTCGGCCTCCCGGACGCGCTCTTCAGGATGCAACTCGGCGCCACGCACACTCCGCGAAGCATCGCGATGATGCGTCCGATGGTCGAGAAGGCGGCGATGACGCAGGCGATCAACGACGCCTGGGCGATGATCGCCGCGATGACGGCGCTAGCGATTTTCTGTCTTCTGTTTGCTCGCCCTGTAGACAAGCAGGCGGCGAAGTGA
- a CDS encoding molybdopterin-dependent oxidoreductase — translation MTTPFTRRKLLVGSSAIGAAALLGGCDLLEGGPGRGGVYGLSDTMTFATQRFLLRNQPLVREFGPEMISDVFPTINTTNPDSPDYQRSKAQGFADWRLRVSGLVERPASVSLAELRAMPARTQITLHSCEQGWSAIAGWSGVQLSHLLASVGLKREARFIVIRTVDGWWDSYDLCDALHPQTIVAYGMNGRDLSVAHGAPARLRVERQLGYKSLKYLTSIEAVAAVDGLGAGRGSMISELGFSWYAGI, via the coding sequence ATGACGACCCCGTTCACCCGCCGTAAGCTCCTCGTCGGCAGCTCGGCGATCGGCGCTGCAGCCCTGCTCGGCGGCTGCGATCTTCTCGAGGGCGGACCGGGCCGAGGCGGCGTCTACGGTCTCTCGGACACGATGACCTTCGCCACGCAACGCTTTCTGTTGCGCAACCAGCCGTTGGTCCGCGAGTTCGGGCCCGAAATGATCTCGGACGTCTTTCCGACGATCAACACCACAAATCCTGACAGCCCGGACTATCAACGCTCGAAAGCTCAAGGCTTCGCCGACTGGCGCTTGCGCGTCAGCGGCTTGGTCGAGCGGCCGGCGTCGGTGTCGCTCGCTGAACTGCGCGCCATGCCGGCTCGCACCCAGATCACGCTGCACTCCTGCGAGCAGGGTTGGTCGGCGATCGCAGGCTGGTCCGGCGTACAGCTTTCACATCTTCTCGCGTCGGTTGGCCTCAAGCGCGAAGCCCGCTTCATCGTGATCCGGACGGTCGACGGCTGGTGGGACAGCTACGATCTGTGCGACGCTCTGCACCCACAGACGATAGTCGCCTACGGAATGAACGGACGCGACCTCTCGGTGGCGCATGGCGCCCCGGCGCGACTCAGGGTTGAACGGCAGCTGGGCTACAAATCTCTGAAATATCTGACCAGCATCGAGGCTGTGGCAGCCGTGGACGGGCTTGGGGCTGGCCGCGGAAGCATGATCTCGGAACTGGGGTTCTCCTGGTATGCCGGGATCTGA
- a CDS encoding type III polyketide synthase, whose product MQRCAPVGLLSIATAVPPNLIKQTDAEAFARDGFAERFEDFERLSNVFKSSGIEERYAARPLDWYRGSLGWRERTDAYIEAAGDLFVDAAQKALKAAGREARDVDAVVTVSSTGVATPSLDARVGRQVGFRDDIERVPVFGLGCAGGVSGLSIASRIAAGRPGGLVLLVAVELCTLSFRLDKLTNANIVATALFADGAAACLVQSGETGLATIEASGQHIWPDTLGIMGWEVDPEGLGVVFDRSIPLFAEAKIAAAVERILERCALGRQDVDRFACHPGGAKVIEALERALALPAGAMSVERDILTEFGNMSSPTALFVLERLIRKALPPRTLLTALGPGFTASCVSLTRAA is encoded by the coding sequence ATGCAGCGCTGCGCCCCTGTCGGGCTCCTGTCGATCGCGACCGCCGTTCCGCCGAACCTCATCAAGCAGACCGATGCCGAGGCATTCGCGCGTGATGGGTTTGCAGAGCGCTTCGAAGACTTTGAGCGCCTTTCGAACGTGTTCAAGTCGTCTGGCATCGAGGAGCGCTACGCCGCGAGGCCACTCGACTGGTATCGCGGATCGCTCGGATGGCGCGAGCGGACGGACGCCTATATCGAGGCCGCCGGCGACCTCTTCGTCGACGCCGCCCAAAAGGCGCTGAAGGCGGCGGGACGGGAGGCCCGCGACGTCGACGCCGTCGTGACGGTCTCCTCGACCGGCGTGGCGACGCCGAGCCTCGACGCGCGGGTTGGTCGGCAGGTCGGCTTCCGCGACGACATCGAGCGTGTGCCTGTGTTCGGGCTCGGCTGCGCGGGCGGCGTTTCGGGCCTGTCGATCGCCTCGCGCATCGCGGCGGGACGGCCGGGCGGCCTTGTCCTGCTGGTGGCCGTCGAGCTCTGCACGCTCTCGTTCCGGCTCGACAAGCTGACCAACGCCAACATCGTGGCGACCGCGCTGTTCGCAGACGGCGCGGCCGCCTGTCTCGTGCAGTCCGGCGAAACCGGGCTCGCGACGATCGAGGCGAGCGGTCAGCATATCTGGCCAGACACGTTGGGGATCATGGGCTGGGAGGTCGATCCCGAAGGGCTCGGCGTGGTGTTCGACCGCTCGATTCCACTGTTCGCCGAGGCCAAGATCGCGGCGGCGGTCGAGCGCATCCTCGAACGCTGCGCGCTTGGCCGGCAGGACGTCGATCGCTTTGCGTGCCACCCGGGCGGCGCCAAAGTGATCGAGGCGCTCGAACGGGCGCTGGCGCTTCCAGCGGGGGCGATGAGCGTCGAGCGCGACATCCTGACGGAGTTCGGCAACATGTCGTCGCCCACCGCGCTGTTCGTGCTGGAGCGTCTCATCCGCAAGGCCCTCCCGCCGCGGACGTTGCTGACCGCTCTTGGGCCGGGCTTCACGGCGAGCTGCGTCTCGCTGACGAGAGCAGCATGA